One Scomber japonicus isolate fScoJap1 chromosome 1, fScoJap1.pri, whole genome shotgun sequence DNA window includes the following coding sequences:
- the aktip gene encoding AKT-interacting protein isoform X1: MNLNPFWSMSANTSRKVKPDNEEQSGHGDQRASPARLPFGKKQLPAIPKNAAPITKPTAMSTPAQSANGTHASYGPFYLEYSLLAEFTLVIKQKLPGIYVQPSYKSALMWFGVIFIRHGLYQDGVFKFTVYIPDNYPDGECPKLVFDIPVFHPLVDPVSGELDVRRAFTKWRRNHNHIWQVLMYARTIFYKINTTEPLNPEAAVLYEKDVHLFKSKVVDSVKLCNSHLFDQPKIDDPYAISFSPWNPAVHEEAKERMFTYKRRPEDHHKGTHVSGLSWVKPGSTQPFSKDDGPPQ, from the exons ATGAACCTAAACCCCTTCTGGAGCATGTCTGCCAATACAAGTCGCAAGGTAAA ACCAGACAACGAGGAACAGAGTGGGCATGGGGATCAGAGAGCCAGCCCCGCCCGACTGCCCTTTGGCAAGAAGCAACTTCCAGCCATTCCTAAGAATGCAGCCCCTATTACCAAGCCTACAGCAATGAGCACCCCAGCCCAGTCAGCCAATGGCACACACGCCTCCTATGGCCCCTTTTACTTGGAGTACTCTCTGCTGGCTGAGTT CACACTAGTGATTAAGCAGAAACTCCCTGGAATTTATGTCCAACCATCCTACAAGTCGGCACTAA TGTGGTTTGGGGTCATATTCATCAGACACGGCTTGTACCAGGATGGAGTCTTCAAATTCACTGTGTATATTCCAGATAACTATCCAGATGGAGAGTGTCCT AAACTAGTGTTTGACATCCCCGTCTTCCATCCACTTGTCGACCCGGTGTCTGGAGAGCTCGATGTCAGAAGAGCTTTCACCAAATGGAG aCGGAATCACAACCACATCTGGCAAGTCCTGATGTACGCACGCACAATTTTCTACAAGATCAACACCACAGAACCACTCAACCCAGAGGCTGCTGTGTT ATATGAAAAGGACGTGCATTTGTTCAAAAGCAAAGTGGTGGATAGTGTGAAACTATGCAACAGTCACCTTTTTGACCAGCCCAAGATAGATGATCCCTACGCAATAAG TTTTTCTCCATGGAACCCAGCTGTTCATGAGGAAGCAAAAGAGCGAATGTTCACATATAAA AGACGACCTGAGGATCACCACAAGGGAACGCATGTGTCAGGGCTGTCTTGGGTGAAGCCTGGATCAACGCAGCCCTTCAGCAAAGACGACGGTCCTCCCCAGTGA
- the aktip gene encoding AKT-interacting protein isoform X2 — translation MNLNPFWSMSANTSRKRPDNEEQSGHGDQRASPARLPFGKKQLPAIPKNAAPITKPTAMSTPAQSANGTHASYGPFYLEYSLLAEFTLVIKQKLPGIYVQPSYKSALMWFGVIFIRHGLYQDGVFKFTVYIPDNYPDGECPKLVFDIPVFHPLVDPVSGELDVRRAFTKWRRNHNHIWQVLMYARTIFYKINTTEPLNPEAAVLYEKDVHLFKSKVVDSVKLCNSHLFDQPKIDDPYAISFSPWNPAVHEEAKERMFTYKRRPEDHHKGTHVSGLSWVKPGSTQPFSKDDGPPQ, via the exons ATGAACCTAAACCCCTTCTGGAGCATGTCTGCCAATACAAGTCGCAAG AGACCAGACAACGAGGAACAGAGTGGGCATGGGGATCAGAGAGCCAGCCCCGCCCGACTGCCCTTTGGCAAGAAGCAACTTCCAGCCATTCCTAAGAATGCAGCCCCTATTACCAAGCCTACAGCAATGAGCACCCCAGCCCAGTCAGCCAATGGCACACACGCCTCCTATGGCCCCTTTTACTTGGAGTACTCTCTGCTGGCTGAGTT CACACTAGTGATTAAGCAGAAACTCCCTGGAATTTATGTCCAACCATCCTACAAGTCGGCACTAA TGTGGTTTGGGGTCATATTCATCAGACACGGCTTGTACCAGGATGGAGTCTTCAAATTCACTGTGTATATTCCAGATAACTATCCAGATGGAGAGTGTCCT AAACTAGTGTTTGACATCCCCGTCTTCCATCCACTTGTCGACCCGGTGTCTGGAGAGCTCGATGTCAGAAGAGCTTTCACCAAATGGAG aCGGAATCACAACCACATCTGGCAAGTCCTGATGTACGCACGCACAATTTTCTACAAGATCAACACCACAGAACCACTCAACCCAGAGGCTGCTGTGTT ATATGAAAAGGACGTGCATTTGTTCAAAAGCAAAGTGGTGGATAGTGTGAAACTATGCAACAGTCACCTTTTTGACCAGCCCAAGATAGATGATCCCTACGCAATAAG TTTTTCTCCATGGAACCCAGCTGTTCATGAGGAAGCAAAAGAGCGAATGTTCACATATAAA AGACGACCTGAGGATCACCACAAGGGAACGCATGTGTCAGGGCTGTCTTGGGTGAAGCCTGGATCAACGCAGCCCTTCAGCAAAGACGACGGTCCTCCCCAGTGA